The following are encoded in a window of Thermococcus sp. CX2 genomic DNA:
- a CDS encoding sulfotransferase produces the protein MNLFSFPISRTNYAIDLISARMHDFKIMETIVISGTPRSGSTWLMEILESLPDYKSVFEPFHPNWYPEFRKLGIHYDPYIPTPEDYPKLREYLGRVFTGKAYGMFPYKHYLAPGRVLKRLTANKLLVKFVRANTMLPWVANTFDLRAVYFIIRHPCATIASQLVTGYFSRITKEQFLDEVRKVSELAGSEWLMDKLSGISSQIELLAAIWAFENYIPLASERPYPWYTVIYERLITDPEEELDSIFGYINEDVPEGARKRLRTPSKVTRKTYGKTYIGTPKQLIKWREKLTERQIDAILEVVSWFGMDFYGNEPEPDYDALKNWRPPF, from the coding sequence ATGAACTTGTTCTCATTTCCAATCTCCAGAACTAACTACGCCATAGATTTAATCAGCGCACGTATGCACGATTTCAAAATCATGGAGACAATAGTCATATCCGGAACACCTCGCTCGGGCTCCACATGGCTCATGGAGATTCTTGAGTCCCTGCCAGACTATAAGTCTGTCTTTGAGCCATTTCATCCAAACTGGTATCCCGAGTTCAGAAAACTCGGCATCCACTACGATCCCTACATCCCAACTCCTGAAGACTATCCAAAGCTCCGGGAGTACCTTGGGCGTGTTTTCACTGGAAAGGCCTATGGGATGTTTCCCTACAAGCACTATCTTGCACCTGGTAGAGTCCTGAAAAGGCTCACTGCAAATAAGCTCCTCGTGAAGTTCGTGAGGGCCAACACGATGCTTCCTTGGGTTGCAAATACCTTCGATTTAAGGGCTGTTTATTTCATAATCCGTCATCCCTGTGCAACGATAGCCTCCCAGCTTGTGACTGGATACTTCTCGCGGATAACCAAGGAACAGTTCTTGGACGAGGTTAGGAAGGTTTCTGAGCTGGCCGGGAGTGAGTGGCTAATGGACAAGCTTTCGGGCATTAGCTCCCAGATAGAACTCTTGGCGGCCATCTGGGCTTTTGAGAACTACATCCCGCTGGCCTCCGAGAGGCCGTATCCATGGTACACCGTGATATACGAGCGTCTGATCACCGACCCCGAAGAGGAGCTGGATTCTATTTTTGGCTATATCAATGAGGACGTGCCTGAAGGGGCAAGAAAAAGGCTCAGAACTCCGAGCAAGGTTACGCGCAAAACCTATGGAAAGACCTACATCGGCACTCCAAAACAGCTCATCAAGTGGCGTGAGAAGCTTACCGAACGGCAAATTGATGCAATTTTGGAGGTTGTCTCGTGGTTTGGGATGGACTTCTATGGTAATGAGCCCGAGCCCGACTACGATGCCCTTAAAAACTGGAGACCTCCCTTCTAG
- a CDS encoding flippase, with the protein MDEVNQALHKIAKGTGIVFAGTIIATILGFLTRAIIARYFETDQYGLFSLALTVLNIGVLLALLGLQSGLSREISLYRKRDPEKVPELVSTAVLLVTATSITAALLIALGSRWIAAIFQEESLSSTLRILAPSLPFAVMMAILVTVSRGFGRVKEKVYYQNIVYPVTFLAFTILGILGGFGFTFVFVAYVLSQFLGFITLFINLFKLKLLPSELRFNVKLGIELLTFSLPLMLTGILDYVMSWTDTLMLGYYMTSEVVGLYNAAAPIARMLPVFLNSAGFLYIPTATAFFAQGKLLEMKRIYQVITRWIFLLTFPAFVLILVFPEATIGALFGPKYTEASLALEILAIGFMFHTFLGLNGMSLTIIGETRANLVGNLFAATANILLNVLLIPIYGIEGAATATAVSYIIANIFRSTWLYKKTGIHPFSESYVKQLLIGLGMVAVLKLVKVPVANIWMALVILLAFFAVYFALILLMRSVELEDVELLSAVERKFGIRLGWIKGILERFL; encoded by the coding sequence GTGGATGAAGTCAACCAGGCACTCCACAAGATAGCGAAGGGCACCGGGATCGTATTTGCTGGCACAATCATAGCGACCATCTTGGGCTTCCTGACGCGCGCAATAATAGCGAGATATTTTGAAACGGATCAGTACGGCCTCTTTTCTCTCGCCCTAACTGTTTTAAACATCGGAGTCCTCCTCGCACTTTTGGGTCTTCAAAGCGGCCTATCTAGGGAGATTTCTCTCTACAGAAAACGGGATCCTGAAAAGGTTCCAGAGCTCGTTTCAACTGCCGTCCTTCTGGTCACGGCCACGTCTATCACCGCGGCCCTCCTCATTGCTCTCGGCTCCAGGTGGATAGCAGCCATATTTCAGGAAGAGTCCTTATCGTCAACTTTGAGGATACTCGCCCCTTCGCTTCCCTTCGCGGTCATGATGGCGATCCTCGTGACCGTCTCACGGGGATTTGGCCGGGTTAAGGAAAAGGTCTACTACCAGAACATTGTGTACCCAGTCACGTTTCTGGCATTTACAATTCTCGGAATCCTGGGGGGTTTTGGGTTTACATTCGTTTTTGTAGCTTACGTCCTCTCACAGTTCCTTGGGTTCATTACCTTATTTATCAATCTGTTCAAACTTAAACTGCTGCCCTCCGAACTTCGCTTCAACGTCAAGCTTGGGATAGAGCTCCTCACCTTTAGCCTTCCACTGATGCTTACGGGAATCTTGGACTACGTTATGAGCTGGACTGATACCCTCATGCTCGGCTACTACATGACCTCCGAGGTGGTGGGCCTCTACAACGCGGCCGCACCAATAGCCAGAATGCTCCCAGTATTCCTCAACTCAGCCGGATTTTTATACATCCCAACAGCAACGGCCTTTTTTGCTCAAGGAAAGCTACTCGAGATGAAGAGAATCTATCAAGTCATAACGAGATGGATTTTCCTCCTTACATTCCCAGCCTTCGTCTTGATATTAGTTTTTCCCGAGGCTACCATCGGCGCTCTCTTTGGCCCCAAATACACCGAAGCAAGTCTAGCCCTTGAGATCCTAGCGATTGGTTTCATGTTTCATACTTTCCTGGGGCTCAACGGGATGAGCCTCACTATAATCGGGGAGACGAGGGCTAACTTAGTCGGAAACCTCTTCGCAGCCACCGCAAACATCCTTCTAAACGTCCTCCTGATACCCATCTACGGAATAGAGGGCGCCGCCACAGCCACTGCGGTCTCGTACATAATCGCCAACATCTTCCGCTCAACGTGGCTCTACAAAAAGACGGGGATACACCCCTTCAGCGAGAGCTACGTTAAGCAGCTGCTCATAGGCCTGGGTATGGTAGCGGTTCTCAAACTCGTTAAGGTGCCGGTTGCAAACATCTGGATGGCCCTAGTAATCCTGCTGGCGTTTTTTGCAGTGTACTTTGCACTGATACTTCTCATGAGGAGCGTGGAATTGGAGGACGTCGAACTCCTCTCAGCGGTAGAAAGAAAGTTTGGAATTCGGCTGGGATGGATAAAGGGAATATTGGAGAGGTTCCTCTAG
- a CDS encoding sulfite exporter TauE/SafE family protein, with translation MEEALVFIGLGFFVGFLVGLTGVGGGALMTPSLIFLGVEPLIAVGTDLLYATVTRVFGVFFHHRRGRIRYDIALRLFAGSLPAIALGGLILREINKEVLNDYLTLLLGLILVISAVLSLLKGELHVPIKPRWAYVYLLGFIVGLTVQFTSVGAGVIVSFTLMNVAKLDPKEVVGVTIVYGLALSAFSFLNYALLGSVDYHLAVALIAGTLPGVYLGTHVNMKAEKEKLKRAINIIILLIGIITLLNR, from the coding sequence ATGGAAGAAGCATTGGTTTTTATCGGTCTTGGCTTCTTCGTGGGGTTCCTCGTCGGTCTTACCGGTGTGGGTGGAGGAGCCCTAATGACCCCCTCCCTTATCTTCCTTGGCGTCGAGCCACTGATAGCAGTCGGAACCGACCTGCTCTACGCTACTGTAACGAGGGTTTTTGGAGTGTTCTTCCATCACAGGAGGGGCAGGATAAGGTACGACATAGCACTGAGGCTTTTCGCAGGAAGTCTGCCAGCGATAGCCCTTGGTGGGCTAATACTCAGGGAGATAAACAAGGAGGTCCTCAACGACTATCTCACACTCCTCCTCGGCCTTATTCTGGTCATCAGCGCGGTTCTGAGCCTTCTCAAGGGTGAGCTCCACGTTCCGATAAAGCCGAGGTGGGCTTACGTTTATCTCCTCGGTTTCATCGTTGGACTTACCGTGCAGTTCACCTCCGTCGGAGCTGGTGTCATAGTGAGCTTCACGCTGATGAACGTGGCGAAGCTCGACCCGAAAGAAGTTGTCGGCGTTACGATAGTCTACGGCCTGGCCCTCTCGGCCTTCAGCTTCCTCAACTACGCCCTCCTTGGGAGCGTTGACTACCACCTTGCGGTAGCTTTAATCGCGGGCACTTTGCCGGGCGTTTATCTGGGAACCCACGTCAACATGAAGGCCGAGAAGGAGAAGCTTAAAAGGGCGATAAACATCATAATTCTGCTGATAGGCATAATTACCCTCCTCAACAGGTGA
- the cysC gene encoding adenylyl-sulfate kinase: MEQRNLEKGFTVWLTGPSGAGKTTLAVKLAKRLREMGYRVEILDGDTIRKTLYPELGFSKEAREMHNRIVIHMAKLLSRNGVIAIVSLISPYRAVREHARKEIGNFIEVYVYAPLEVRIQRDPKGLYAKALRGEIKGLTGYDGVYEEPENPEVKVDSSKMTPEEEVELVIQKAKELGYLP, translated from the coding sequence ATGGAGCAGAGAAACCTTGAGAAGGGCTTTACGGTATGGCTTACAGGGCCGAGCGGGGCTGGAAAGACGACTTTAGCTGTAAAGCTCGCCAAGAGGCTCAGGGAGATGGGCTACCGCGTGGAGATACTCGACGGCGACACGATAAGGAAGACCCTCTATCCCGAGCTCGGTTTCAGCAAAGAGGCAAGGGAAATGCACAACAGAATCGTCATCCACATGGCCAAGCTCCTCAGTAGGAACGGCGTTATAGCGATAGTCTCGCTGATTTCTCCGTATAGAGCGGTTAGAGAGCACGCAAGGAAGGAAATAGGAAACTTCATAGAGGTCTACGTCTACGCCCCGCTGGAAGTCAGGATCCAGCGCGACCCGAAGGGTCTCTATGCGAAAGCCCTGCGCGGCGAGATAAAGGGTCTCACCGGCTACGATGGCGTTTACGAAGAACCCGAGAACCCGGAGGTAAAGGTGGACAGCTCAAAGATGACGCCTGAGGAAGAAGTTGAACTCGTCATTCAGAAGGCCAAGGAACTTGGGTACCTACCGTAA
- a CDS encoding alkaline phosphatase family protein, producing MSFDEKVKNGLENVKKVFVIGLDSAPPELLFSRFLDDLPNIKWLVERSIYGPMQSTIPAITIPAWMVMATGKTPGELGLYGFRHRKKGTYNDIWIAHSLMVKEKAVWHYIAEKGKKSILVGIPPSYPPKPINGWLVSCFITPDASVDYTYPKELKGEIESLVGEYIFDVVFRKENRDEVKEQLWEMTEKRFEVIRYLIEEKDWDYFQFVEIGLDRVHHAFWKYFDENHHLYPGDDNPYRNVIPDYYKLLDKEIGKTLKLLDLDETAVLIVSDHGIKAMKGAFAINQWLIEEGLLKIKNPEILKDGRQVRFNELKVDWSKTTAWAWGGYYSRVFLNVKGREPQGIIPPEKFHPVRDEVAELIKNIRGPNGEKWDTKVFYPEDIYPIAKGDKPDMMVYLDDLNWRAAGTLGYETPYLLENDLGPDDAVHAEYGVFSLYLPGMDESKQTQLTIYDFAPTVLRLFGMRKLLNGKSIV from the coding sequence ATGAGCTTTGATGAGAAGGTTAAGAACGGGTTGGAGAACGTTAAGAAGGTCTTCGTCATTGGCCTCGACTCCGCTCCACCCGAGCTTTTGTTCAGCCGCTTTTTGGATGACCTACCAAACATAAAATGGCTCGTCGAGAGGTCAATCTATGGCCCGATGCAGAGCACCATTCCAGCCATCACCATTCCAGCCTGGATGGTGATGGCGACTGGAAAAACGCCAGGAGAGCTGGGTCTGTACGGCTTCAGGCACAGGAAGAAGGGCACCTACAACGACATCTGGATTGCTCACAGCCTTATGGTGAAGGAGAAGGCTGTGTGGCACTACATAGCCGAGAAGGGCAAGAAATCGATTCTCGTTGGAATTCCGCCGAGCTACCCGCCGAAGCCGATAAACGGCTGGCTCGTGTCGTGTTTCATAACCCCCGATGCCAGCGTGGACTACACCTATCCAAAGGAGCTCAAGGGCGAGATTGAGAGCCTCGTCGGTGAATACATCTTCGACGTTGTCTTCAGAAAAGAGAACCGCGACGAAGTCAAGGAGCAACTCTGGGAGATGACGGAGAAGAGGTTCGAAGTGATAAGGTACCTAATCGAGGAGAAGGACTGGGACTACTTCCAGTTCGTGGAGATAGGCCTCGACAGGGTTCACCATGCATTCTGGAAGTACTTCGACGAGAATCACCACCTTTATCCTGGCGACGACAACCCCTACCGGAACGTCATCCCCGATTACTATAAGCTCCTAGATAAAGAGATAGGCAAGACCCTGAAGCTCCTCGACCTCGACGAGACGGCTGTACTCATAGTTTCAGACCACGGAATAAAGGCCATGAAGGGAGCTTTCGCCATAAACCAGTGGCTCATCGAGGAGGGCCTTCTCAAGATCAAGAACCCTGAGATACTGAAAGACGGCAGACAGGTTAGATTCAACGAGCTCAAGGTTGACTGGAGCAAAACTACCGCTTGGGCCTGGGGCGGCTACTACTCGAGGGTCTTTCTCAACGTGAAGGGAAGGGAGCCCCAGGGAATAATCCCGCCCGAGAAGTTCCACCCGGTTAGGGACGAAGTCGCAGAGCTTATAAAGAACATACGCGGCCCGAACGGCGAGAAGTGGGACACCAAGGTGTTCTATCCAGAGGACATCTATCCCATCGCCAAGGGAGACAAGCCGGACATGATGGTTTATCTGGATGACTTGAACTGGAGAGCAGCGGGAACCCTTGGATACGAGACACCATACCTCCTCGAGAACGACTTGGGCCCAGACGATGCAGTTCACGCAGAATACGGCGTGTTCTCGCTGTATCTCCCCGGCATGGACGAGTCGAAACAGACCCAGCTCACAATCTACGACTTTGCCCCAACCGTGCTCAGGCTCTTCGGTATGAGAAAGTTGCTCAACGGAAAGAGCATCGTTTGA
- a CDS encoding DHH family phosphoesterase, translated as MHLIVHHWDTDGITSAALLVRALCLEDFTNMTAPIGEFRFDERIWKAIGQAKKLYVMDFNVPGEVERVNVETLFIDHHTQPRIRNPKVKQINPLLDGKYYPSASLVVSEYFGLWNTWSALGVIGDIGERAFEIPRVNELLDREGLSREEALRLVELMDSNYIAVDREAVEDAVAVLLSQETKELLEYEPWVKRADEIRRTIEEALSSVTERNGFAIVEFESPFNIISKVARRLVWEMGFRGAVVVNKNFHGKAQLYFRVSKEEAERINMAEVIERLRILGTNAGGKREVLGCVCERKKVDEAFKIVEEYLG; from the coding sequence GTGCACCTAATAGTCCACCACTGGGACACGGACGGGATAACTTCAGCGGCTTTGCTCGTCAGAGCACTCTGTTTAGAAGACTTCACAAACATGACAGCACCAATAGGCGAGTTCCGCTTCGATGAGAGGATCTGGAAGGCAATAGGGCAGGCTAAAAAGCTCTACGTGATGGACTTCAACGTTCCGGGTGAGGTGGAGAGGGTAAATGTCGAAACACTCTTCATAGACCATCACACGCAGCCGAGGATAAGGAACCCGAAGGTCAAGCAGATTAACCCCTTGCTCGACGGTAAATACTATCCATCGGCCTCGCTGGTGGTTTCCGAGTACTTCGGCCTCTGGAACACTTGGAGTGCCCTTGGAGTAATCGGTGACATCGGCGAGAGGGCATTTGAGATTCCTCGCGTTAATGAGCTCCTCGATAGGGAGGGCCTATCAAGGGAGGAGGCTTTAAGGCTCGTCGAGCTAATGGACTCGAACTACATAGCCGTGGACAGAGAAGCCGTTGAAGATGCCGTTGCAGTTCTGCTCAGTCAAGAAACTAAAGAACTCCTTGAATATGAGCCGTGGGTGAAGCGAGCGGATGAGATAAGACGCACAATAGAGGAAGCCCTCTCAAGCGTGACTGAGAGGAACGGCTTCGCGATAGTCGAGTTCGAGAGTCCGTTCAACATAATCTCCAAGGTTGCAAGGAGGCTCGTCTGGGAAATGGGCTTTAGAGGTGCCGTCGTTGTCAATAAGAACTTCCACGGGAAGGCTCAGCTCTACTTCAGGGTCTCGAAGGAGGAAGCCGAAAGGATAAACATGGCAGAAGTCATTGAGAGGCTCCGCATCCTCGGAACAAACGCAGGCGGCAAGAGGGAAGTTTTGGGATGCGTCTGTGAGAGGAAGAAGGTTGATGAGGCATTCAAGATTGTTGAGGAGTACCTGGGGTGA
- the sat gene encoding sulfate adenylyltransferase, producing the protein MVSKPHGGRLVRRLVADRTRERILSEQKEYPAIKIDHGRAIDLENIAHGVYSPLKGFLTSDDFQSVLDHMRLSDDTPWTIPIVLDINERTFDEGDAVLLYYGDLPIARMHVEEIYTYDKEEFAKKVFKTTDSAHPGVAKVYSMGKYLVGGEIELLNEVPNPFAKYTLRPVETRVLFKERGWKTIVAFQTRNVPHLGHEYVQKAALTFVDGLFINPVLGKKKKGDYKDEVIIKAYETLFEHYYPKDAATLATVRYEMRYAGPREAVHHAIMRKNFGATHFIVGRDHAGVGDYYGPYEAWDMFDNFPDLGITPMFIREAFYCRKCGGMVNAKICPHPEEFHVRISGTKLRKMIMAGEQPPEYMMRPEVYEVIRSFEKPFVE; encoded by the coding sequence ATGGTCTCAAAGCCCCACGGGGGCAGGTTAGTCAGGAGACTCGTTGCCGACAGGACGAGGGAAAGGATTCTGAGTGAGCAGAAGGAGTATCCCGCCATAAAAATCGACCACGGCAGGGCCATAGATCTGGAGAATATCGCCCACGGCGTCTACTCCCCCCTCAAGGGGTTCCTCACGAGCGATGACTTCCAGAGCGTTCTCGACCATATGAGATTGAGTGACGACACTCCCTGGACCATCCCCATAGTGCTCGATATCAATGAGAGGACCTTTGACGAGGGAGATGCAGTTCTCCTCTACTACGGCGATTTACCCATAGCGAGGATGCACGTTGAGGAGATCTACACCTACGATAAGGAAGAGTTCGCGAAGAAGGTATTCAAGACGACTGACAGCGCTCACCCGGGCGTTGCTAAGGTCTATTCCATGGGCAAATACCTCGTCGGCGGCGAGATTGAGCTCCTCAACGAGGTTCCGAATCCCTTTGCCAAGTATACTCTGAGGCCCGTCGAGACGAGGGTCCTCTTCAAGGAGCGCGGATGGAAGACCATCGTTGCGTTCCAGACGAGAAACGTCCCACACCTCGGCCATGAATACGTCCAGAAGGCGGCACTCACCTTCGTCGACGGCCTCTTCATAAACCCAGTCCTCGGAAAGAAAAAGAAGGGCGATTATAAGGACGAGGTCATCATAAAGGCCTACGAGACACTCTTCGAGCACTACTATCCAAAAGATGCAGCGACTTTGGCGACGGTGCGCTACGAGATGCGCTACGCCGGACCGAGGGAAGCAGTGCACCATGCTATAATGAGGAAGAACTTCGGGGCGACGCACTTCATCGTCGGCAGAGACCACGCGGGTGTCGGCGACTACTACGGGCCCTACGAGGCCTGGGACATGTTCGACAACTTCCCCGACCTCGGCATAACACCGATGTTCATCAGGGAGGCCTTCTACTGCAGGAAGTGCGGCGGAATGGTTAACGCCAAGATATGCCCGCACCCGGAGGAGTTCCACGTCAGGATAAGCGGCACAAAGCTCAGGAAGATGATAATGGCCGGCGAGCAGCCGCCAGAATACATGATGAGGCCAGAGGTCTACGAGGTCATAAGGAGCTTTGAGAAGCCCTTCGTCGAGTGA
- a CDS encoding ribbon-helix-helix domain-containing protein, whose product MADEKKYTTVSIPKPLYDKIKKRIEGTGFTSVSDYVTYVLREVLASLEEEEKEEVFTEEEEEKVKERLRALGYLD is encoded by the coding sequence ATGGCTGACGAAAAGAAGTACACAACCGTTTCCATACCAAAGCCCCTCTACGACAAGATCAAGAAGAGGATAGAGGGCACCGGATTCACTTCCGTCTCAGACTACGTTACCTACGTCCTCCGCGAGGTTCTGGCGAGCCTCGAAGAGGAAGAGAAAGAGGAAGTCTTCACCGAAGAGGAAGAGGAGAAGGTCAAGGAGCGCCTCAGGGCCCTTGGCTACCTCGACTGA